A window of the Miscanthus floridulus cultivar M001 unplaced genomic scaffold, ASM1932011v1 fs_56_1_2, whole genome shotgun sequence genome harbors these coding sequences:
- the LOC136532283 gene encoding large ribosomal subunit protein uL11z — MPPKLDPSQVVEVFVRVTGGEVGAASSLAPKIGPLGLSPKKIGEDIAKETAKDWKGLRVTVKLTVQNRQAKVSVVPSAAALVIKALKEPERDRKKVKNIKHSGNISLDDVVEIAKTMRPRSMAKEMAGTVKEILGTCVSVGCTVDGKDPKDLQQEIDDGEVEIPSA, encoded by the coding sequence atgccGCCGAAGCTCGACCCGTCGCAGGTGGTGGAGGTGTTCGTCCGCGTGACGGGCGGGGAGGTGGGCGCGGCGTCGTCGCTGGCGCCCAAgatcggcccgctcggcctgtcCCCGAAGAAGATCGGCGAGGACATCGCCAAGGAGACGGCCAAGGACTGGAAGGGCCTCCGCGTCACCGTCAAGCTCACCGTCCAGAACAGGCAGGCCAAGGTCTCCGTCGTGCCCTCCGCCGCCGCGCTCGTCATCAAGGCGCTTAAGGAGCCTGAGAGGGACAGGAAGAAGGTCAAGAACATTAAGCACAGCGGCAACATCAGCCTCGATGACGTCGTCGAGATCGCCAAGACCATGAGGCCGAGGTCCATGGCCAAGGAGATGGCCGGCACCGTCAAGGAGATCCTCGGCACCTGCGTCAGCGTCGGCTGCACCGTCGACGGCAAGGACCCCAAGGACCTGCAACAGGAGATTGATGACGGCGAGGTCGAGATCCCATCCGCTTAA